In the Maribacter sp. MJ134 genome, one interval contains:
- a CDS encoding GNAT family N-acetyltransferase, which yields MKLVVANESHFKYAHIISDTIGESAKVRGTGIAKRTPEYIQKKLQNGNAVIALDGETFAGFCYIEVWGHEKFVANSGLIVHPDYRGQGLAKKIKQRIFDLSRTKFPDSKIFGITTGLAVMKINYELGYKPVTFSELTDDPEFWKGCQTCKNFDILTRTEQKMCLCTGMLHDPNAQPATKKDNVNSKAFTRLKSIKEQLLLKKKTK from the coding sequence ATGAAACTAGTTGTTGCTAACGAATCACATTTTAAATACGCCCATATCATCTCCGATACTATTGGAGAGTCTGCCAAAGTGCGCGGTACGGGTATCGCAAAGCGAACTCCGGAGTATATTCAGAAAAAGCTTCAGAACGGTAATGCCGTCATTGCCCTGGACGGGGAAACTTTTGCCGGCTTCTGTTATATAGAAGTATGGGGTCATGAAAAATTCGTTGCTAATTCCGGACTTATCGTTCATCCTGATTATAGAGGTCAAGGACTTGCGAAAAAAATTAAGCAACGCATCTTCGATTTAAGTAGAACCAAATTTCCGGATTCCAAAATATTCGGTATTACTACTGGTTTGGCGGTAATGAAAATCAACTATGAGTTGGGTTACAAGCCGGTAACCTTCTCTGAACTAACGGACGACCCCGAGTTTTGGAAAGGCTGCCAAACCTGCAAGAATTTTGATATTCTTACCAGGACGGAACAAAAAATGTGCCTTTGCACAGGAATGTTGCACGACCCAAATGCCCAACCTGCAACAAAAAAAGACAACGTAAACAGTAAGGCCTTTACAAGGCTAAAAAGCATAAAAGAGCAATTGCTCTTAAAAAAGAAAACAAAATGA
- a CDS encoding mannosyltransferase translates to MSNSLITYVKLHKVSLVLAFLSIAFYYTFAYHLERTDFIKLVTLFAALFFLCFKLIQFEKWNFRFLLIIGILSRLVFLLTEPNLSQDFYRFIWDGELVSNFLNPYLNVPDTLIGQSDLVIANAQQLHDGMGSLSARHFSNYPPLNQLFFAIAAILGGKSILGSIVALRGIVILADIGIFYFGRKLLKNLNRSPHLIFWYFLNPLVIIELTGNLHFEGAMLFFFVWAMYLLSVNKWQWAGVVLACSISVKLVPLLFLPLFLKHFNFKKSLLFYSIIGATSLVLFAPFYSSEFIHNYSKTIGLWFSNFEFNAGLYNGIKKIAIQFEAKPWELIKTYGKLTPILTIAIVLLFTFLRKNQNLTVLLSSMLWILTLYYFISPTVHPWYVIFLVTLTIFTPYRFALLWSAVVVLSYFAYSRTDFKESLWLLAIEYLSVYAYLIYEIITHRNKK, encoded by the coding sequence ATGTCCAATAGCTTAATTACATATGTGAAACTTCACAAGGTTTCGCTAGTGTTGGCTTTTTTAAGCATTGCATTCTATTACACCTTTGCCTATCATCTAGAGCGAACAGATTTCATAAAATTAGTAACGCTCTTCGCGGCACTGTTTTTCCTCTGCTTTAAGCTCATCCAGTTTGAAAAATGGAACTTTCGGTTTCTATTGATCATTGGTATACTTTCCAGATTGGTCTTTCTTTTAACGGAACCCAATTTATCCCAAGATTTCTATCGTTTTATATGGGACGGGGAACTGGTAAGTAATTTCCTAAATCCTTATTTAAACGTTCCCGATACACTGATCGGGCAATCGGATTTGGTCATTGCCAATGCACAGCAACTACATGACGGCATGGGTAGTCTAAGTGCTCGGCATTTCAGCAATTACCCCCCTTTGAATCAACTATTCTTTGCTATTGCCGCTATCCTTGGTGGAAAGAGTATTTTAGGTTCCATAGTCGCTTTACGCGGAATTGTTATACTGGCGGACATTGGAATTTTTTACTTTGGGCGGAAACTATTAAAAAATCTCAATCGCTCTCCACACCTTATATTTTGGTATTTCTTAAACCCCTTGGTCATTATAGAGCTTACGGGCAACCTCCATTTTGAGGGGGCGATGCTTTTCTTCTTCGTGTGGGCCATGTACCTACTTTCCGTAAACAAATGGCAATGGGCGGGTGTGGTTCTTGCCTGTTCCATATCGGTAAAATTGGTCCCCTTGTTATTTTTACCGTTGTTCTTAAAACATTTCAATTTTAAGAAAAGTCTCTTATTTTATTCGATTATAGGAGCTACTTCCCTAGTATTATTTGCGCCATTCTATTCTTCGGAATTCATACATAATTACTCGAAAACCATAGGGCTCTGGTTCTCTAATTTTGAATTCAATGCGGGCCTATACAATGGCATAAAAAAAATAGCGATTCAGTTTGAGGCCAAACCATGGGAACTGATCAAGACTTATGGTAAACTAACGCCAATTCTTACGATAGCCATTGTACTCCTATTTACTTTTCTGAGAAAGAATCAGAACTTAACGGTCCTACTTTCTTCCATGCTATGGATATTGACCTTGTACTATTTTATCTCGCCAACCGTGCATCCTTGGTATGTGATTTTTTTGGTGACCCTGACCATATTTACCCCATATCGCTTCGCTTTGTTATGGTCCGCCGTAGTAGTTTTGAGCTATTTTGCCTATTCCCGGACCGATTTTAAAGAGAGTTTATGGTTGCTTGCCATTGAGTATCTTTCGGTATATGCCTATTTGATTTATGAAATCATTACACATCGTAACAAAAAGTGA
- the speB gene encoding agmatinase yields the protein MTKINIQGLEWDKKSSFQQGPAKAPALIRKALYSDSMNLYAENGISIENESVTDKGDFKIDDYFGIENITQNHLASGAKLLSFGGDHSVTFPIIKAFHQHYPKLDILHIDAHADLYHDYEGDPYSHACPFARIMEKGFAVNLVQVGIRTLNPHQAEQATKFGVEIHEMRNLDLTKIPKFDNPLYISLDMDGFDPAYAPGVSHHEPGGLSSRQVINLIQNIEATVVGADIVEYNPDRDVNDMTAYLAAKMAKELLAKMRIK from the coding sequence ATGACCAAAATCAATATCCAAGGGCTGGAGTGGGATAAAAAATCTTCCTTTCAGCAAGGTCCCGCCAAAGCACCGGCACTCATACGTAAGGCATTGTATTCCGACTCCATGAATTTGTATGCGGAAAATGGAATTTCCATTGAAAATGAAAGCGTCACGGATAAAGGGGATTTTAAAATTGATGATTATTTTGGTATTGAAAACATTACCCAAAATCACCTAGCATCGGGCGCTAAACTACTTAGTTTTGGAGGAGACCATTCCGTTACCTTCCCTATTATAAAAGCTTTTCATCAGCATTATCCCAAACTGGATATCCTACATATAGATGCCCATGCCGATTTATATCACGATTATGAAGGAGATCCTTACTCCCATGCTTGCCCTTTTGCCCGTATCATGGAAAAAGGTTTTGCAGTAAACTTGGTTCAAGTGGGCATACGAACCTTAAACCCGCACCAAGCGGAACAGGCAACCAAGTTTGGCGTTGAAATTCACGAAATGCGAAATTTAGACCTGACTAAGATTCCTAAATTCGACAATCCGCTTTATATTTCATTGGACATGGATGGTTTTGACCCAGCCTATGCGCCGGGTGTTTCACATCATGAACCGGGTGGCCTATCTTCCCGGCAAGTCATTAATCTCATCCAAAATATAGAGGCTACAGTTGTGGGTGCCGATATCGTGGAATATAACCCGGACAGGGACGTGAATGACATGACCGCCTACTTAGCGGCTAAAATGGCAAAGGAGCTTCTCGCCAAGATGAGGATAAAATAG